Proteins from a genomic interval of Sporolactobacillus sp. Y61:
- the aroB gene encoding 3-dehydroquinate synthase translates to MILEVSVNLPDKTYKVLIHRGLIHHLGNRLSRIWTPGKVAVISDSTVGPLYQDQVIRQLRTAGFLATGLKVPAGESSKSWETAVTLYRALIDHHFTRSDGIVALGGGVIGDLAGFVASTYMRGIAFVQVPTSLLAQVDSSVGGKTAVNLDTGKNIVGTFYQPDAVFIDPDTLETLPDRYIAEGYAEIVKMSALSGGSFWETTGQIHHPEDIVARAEVLIQKSVAFKARIVIADEKESGLRQILNFGHTIGHAIELQAKGRLAHGEAISIGMARLSQLFENYGLTESGTSRSLIQRLQEVGLPLDSSLIGTSDFYHKIISDKKNHGGRLNLVYLKKPGEPALYPVPTDQLQLFFSGKNSLES, encoded by the coding sequence ATGATTTTGGAAGTCTCTGTAAATCTGCCAGACAAAACCTATAAGGTGCTGATTCACCGCGGCCTGATTCATCACCTGGGAAATCGGCTCAGCCGGATCTGGACACCCGGGAAGGTCGCTGTCATCAGCGACAGTACGGTTGGCCCCCTTTATCAGGATCAGGTCATTCGCCAGCTGCGAACCGCGGGCTTTCTGGCGACCGGTCTCAAGGTACCGGCCGGAGAGTCTTCGAAAAGCTGGGAGACAGCTGTCACACTCTACCGGGCACTGATCGATCATCATTTTACACGATCAGACGGCATAGTCGCTTTGGGTGGTGGCGTGATCGGTGATCTTGCCGGTTTTGTCGCCTCAACTTATATGCGCGGCATCGCATTCGTCCAGGTCCCGACATCACTTCTGGCACAGGTCGACAGCAGCGTCGGTGGTAAGACGGCGGTTAACCTCGATACAGGCAAAAATATAGTGGGCACGTTTTATCAGCCTGATGCCGTCTTTATCGATCCCGACACTCTTGAAACCCTCCCGGATCGTTACATCGCCGAAGGATACGCGGAAATTGTCAAAATGTCTGCCCTGTCAGGCGGTTCATTCTGGGAGACAACCGGACAGATCCATCACCCGGAAGACATTGTTGCCCGGGCAGAGGTGCTGATTCAGAAAAGTGTCGCTTTTAAAGCCCGTATCGTCATTGCAGACGAGAAGGAATCCGGTCTCCGGCAGATTCTTAATTTTGGCCACACGATCGGCCATGCGATAGAGCTTCAGGCCAAAGGCAGACTGGCTCACGGCGAAGCCATCAGTATCGGTATGGCAAGACTGTCACAACTGTTCGAGAACTACGGCCTGACCGAATCCGGTACCTCCCGCAGCCTGATTCAGCGGCTGCAGGAAGTGGGACTGCCGCTTGACTCTTCATTGATTGGCACTTCGGACTTTTACCATAAAATTATTTCGGACAAAAAGAATCACGGCGGCCGCCTCAATCTTGTCTATTTAAAGAAGCCGGGTGAACCGGCCCTGTATCCTGTGCCGACTGACCAGCTCCAATTGTTTTTCTCGGGAAAGAATTCCCTGGAATCTTAA
- the groL gene encoding chaperonin GroEL (60 kDa chaperone family; promotes refolding of misfolded polypeptides especially under stressful conditions; forms two stacked rings of heptamers to form a barrel-shaped 14mer; ends can be capped by GroES; misfolded proteins enter the barrel where they are refolded when GroES binds): MAKELTFGEEARRSMLNGVDALANAVKVTLGPKGRNVVLDKKYGSPLITNDGVTIAKEIELENKFENMGARLVSEVASKTNDVAGDGTTTATVLAQAMIREGLKNVASGANPMGIRRGIEKATQAAVEGLKKISKPIEGKASIAQVASISAADEKVGGLIAEAMEKVGNDGVVTIEESKGFATELDVVEGMQFDRGYASAYMATDQDKMEANLEDPYILITDKKISNIQEILPVLEKVVQQGKSLLIIAEDVEGEALATLIINKLQGRFTAVAVKAPGFGDRRKAMLQDIAVLTGGQVITSDLGLELKETTLDQLGSAAKVIVTKDDTTIVEGAGDSEKIAGRVNQIKAQLAETTSDFDKEKLQERLAKLAGGVAVIKVGAATETELKERKLRIEDALNSTRAAVQEGIVAGGGTALANVIKDVAAVEAEGDEKTGVNIVIRALEEPVRQIGENAGLEGSVIVEKLKTQKTGVGYDAAKNQWVDMIEAGIVDPTKVTRSALQNAASVSAMMLTTEAVVADKPEKNPAPQAPQAPGGMGGGMM; the protein is encoded by the coding sequence ATGGCAAAAGAACTTACGTTTGGTGAAGAAGCGCGCCGCTCGATGCTGAATGGTGTAGACGCTCTGGCAAATGCGGTAAAGGTAACGCTTGGACCGAAAGGCCGGAACGTCGTACTTGATAAAAAATATGGTTCACCGCTGATCACGAACGACGGTGTGACGATTGCGAAAGAAATTGAACTTGAAAATAAATTTGAAAACATGGGTGCCCGTCTTGTTTCCGAAGTGGCCAGCAAGACGAACGATGTTGCCGGCGACGGAACGACGACTGCAACGGTTCTTGCACAGGCCATGATCCGCGAAGGTCTGAAAAACGTTGCTTCCGGTGCGAATCCGATGGGTATTCGCCGCGGTATTGAAAAAGCGACTCAGGCCGCTGTAGAAGGCCTGAAAAAGATTTCCAAACCAATTGAAGGCAAAGCTTCTATTGCTCAGGTTGCCTCAATTTCCGCAGCTGACGAAAAAGTCGGCGGACTGATTGCAGAAGCAATGGAAAAAGTCGGAAACGACGGTGTGGTAACAATTGAAGAATCCAAAGGCTTCGCAACGGAACTGGATGTCGTAGAAGGGATGCAGTTCGATCGCGGCTATGCTTCGGCATATATGGCAACAGATCAGGATAAGATGGAAGCCAATCTCGAAGATCCATACATTCTAATTACCGACAAGAAGATTTCAAATATTCAGGAAATCCTTCCTGTACTTGAAAAAGTTGTTCAGCAGGGTAAATCACTTCTGATCATCGCAGAAGATGTTGAAGGTGAAGCACTCGCAACCCTGATTATCAACAAACTGCAGGGCAGATTTACAGCTGTCGCTGTTAAAGCACCTGGATTTGGTGATCGCAGGAAAGCTATGCTGCAAGATATTGCTGTGCTGACAGGCGGTCAGGTGATCACGAGCGACCTTGGCCTTGAACTGAAAGAAACGACCCTTGATCAGTTAGGTTCGGCTGCAAAAGTGATCGTAACGAAGGACGATACAACGATCGTTGAAGGCGCCGGAGATTCTGAAAAGATTGCCGGACGTGTCAACCAGATCAAAGCTCAGCTGGCAGAAACAACTTCCGATTTCGATAAGGAAAAGCTTCAGGAACGCCTGGCTAAACTGGCCGGTGGTGTCGCCGTGATCAAAGTCGGCGCGGCTACTGAAACAGAACTGAAGGAACGCAAACTGCGTATTGAAGATGCCTTGAACTCAACCCGTGCGGCGGTTCAGGAAGGTATTGTTGCCGGAGGCGGTACAGCCCTTGCCAATGTCATCAAAGACGTTGCGGCAGTCGAAGCTGAGGGCGACGAAAAGACCGGTGTCAATATCGTGATTCGCGCTCTTGAAGAACCGGTTCGTCAGATTGGCGAAAACGCCGGACTCGAAGGCTCAGTAATCGTTGAAAAGCTGAAGACCCAGAAAACGGGTGTCGGATACGATGCCGCCAAGAATCAATGGGTAGACATGATTGAAGCCGGTATCGTTGACCCGACTAAGGTAACCCGTTCGGCTCTGCAGAACGCTGCTTCCGTATCAGCCATGATGCTGACCACTGAAGCTGTTGTTGCCGACAAACCGGAAAAAAATCCTGCTCCTCAGGCACCGCAGGCACCAGGAGGCATGGGCGGCGGCATGATGTAA
- the groES gene encoding co-chaperone GroES — MLKPLGDRIVIEPQQKEEKTASGIVLPDSAKEKPQEGRVVAVGTGKVSDKGERIALDVKEGEKVIFSKYAGTEVKYDGKAYLVVRQDDVLAVIE; from the coding sequence ATGTTAAAGCCATTAGGTGATCGGATCGTCATCGAACCACAGCAAAAGGAAGAGAAGACGGCAAGTGGCATCGTGCTGCCTGACTCGGCCAAAGAAAAGCCGCAGGAAGGACGGGTTGTCGCAGTCGGAACGGGCAAAGTGTCCGATAAGGGCGAACGTATCGCGCTTGATGTGAAAGAAGGAGAAAAAGTAATCTTTTCAAAATATGCAGGTACCGAAGTGAAATATGACGGTAAGGCCTACCTGGTTGTTCGTCAGGACGACGTTCTTGCAGTCATTGAATGA
- a CDS encoding type II CAAX endopeptidase family protein has translation MLKRYIMIVVIYLLCFISPFIPGFMWLAGRFPTIQQGYGTVYTGVFLITLAVVLLLLLPERHMRSDKKASPLISVVWAVLGVFALYLIQVLSVLINYAAFGQIPKSEHTQDIISLARMSPIFILTVSIVGPLLEEIVFRKIFYGSLRRKTGVILAAIISSLVFALMHGDIRNLIIYFNIGLFLCFTYQMTNRIVVNMFMHAAMNAAAVLISLNAPAISGLALSFFR, from the coding sequence TTGCTGAAACGCTATATTATGATTGTGGTTATTTATTTACTATGCTTTATCTCCCCTTTTATACCAGGTTTCATGTGGCTTGCCGGCCGGTTCCCGACGATTCAGCAGGGATATGGAACGGTTTATACCGGCGTCTTTCTGATCACACTGGCGGTTGTTCTGCTGCTGCTGCTTCCTGAGCGGCACATGCGTTCAGATAAAAAAGCTTCTCCGCTGATCTCGGTCGTCTGGGCGGTACTCGGCGTCTTCGCTCTCTACCTGATTCAGGTTCTGTCTGTGTTGATCAATTATGCCGCATTTGGACAGATTCCGAAATCGGAACATACGCAGGACATTATTTCTCTGGCCCGTATGTCCCCGATCTTTATTTTAACGGTCAGTATCGTCGGCCCGCTGCTGGAAGAAATTGTTTTCCGTAAGATCTTCTATGGCAGCCTGCGCAGAAAAACAGGTGTGATCCTGGCGGCAATTATCAGTTCCCTCGTTTTCGCATTGATGCATGGTGATATCCGCAATCTGATCATCTATTTCAATATCGGACTTTTCCTCTGCTTTACCTATCAGATGACGAACCGAATCGTGGTCAATATGTTCATGCATGCCGCCATGAATGCCGCAGCTGTGCTGATCAGCCTGAATGCTCCGGCCATATCAGGCCTGGCTCTCTCCTTCTTCCGCTGA
- the map gene encoding type I methionyl aminopeptidase, with protein sequence MIQLKSKNEIAEMKKSGRLLALTHQKIRSMIRPGVTTWDIEEFVNDFLKKNGATPEEKGFQGYKYATCASVNDEICHGFPNKKPLKNGDIVTIDMVVNLNGALSDSAWSYAVGNISDEAQHLLDTTKEALYEGIKQSVVGNRLGDIGHAIQEYAETRGLSVVREFVGHGIGPTMHEDPAVAHYGKAGRGLRLRDGMTITIEPMLNTGGWQAKVDNNGWTARTVDGSLSAQYEHTIAITKDGPEILTTLDDEA encoded by the coding sequence ATGATTCAGTTAAAATCAAAAAATGAAATAGCCGAGATGAAAAAGTCCGGCAGATTACTTGCATTGACGCATCAGAAAATCAGATCGATGATCAGGCCGGGGGTCACCACCTGGGACATCGAAGAATTCGTCAATGATTTTCTGAAAAAAAACGGTGCCACTCCGGAGGAAAAGGGATTTCAGGGCTATAAATATGCAACCTGCGCCTCGGTCAATGATGAAATCTGCCATGGTTTTCCAAACAAAAAGCCACTGAAAAACGGTGACATTGTGACGATTGATATGGTTGTAAACCTGAACGGTGCACTGTCCGATTCCGCATGGAGTTATGCAGTTGGAAATATTTCTGATGAAGCGCAGCACCTGCTGGATACGACAAAAGAAGCCCTCTATGAAGGAATAAAGCAATCCGTCGTCGGCAACCGGCTGGGGGACATCGGCCATGCGATCCAGGAATACGCGGAGACGCGTGGACTCAGCGTTGTCCGTGAATTTGTGGGTCATGGGATCGGACCGACCATGCACGAGGATCCGGCCGTCGCCCATTATGGCAAAGCGGGCCGCGGTCTCAGACTCAGGGACGGCATGACGATTACCATTGAGCCGATGCTGAATACCGGAGGCTGGCAGGCGAAAGTTGATAACAATGGCTGGACAGCACGGACGGTGGATGGTTCACTTTCCGCACAATATGAGCATACGATTGCCATTACAAAGGATGGTCCGGAAATTCTGACCACCCTTGATGATGAAGCATAA
- a CDS encoding redox-sensing transcriptional repressor Rex, with product MAVQKVPQATAERLPVYYRSLQRLVANGKTRISSSEFGKIVQIDSTTIRKDFSYFGALGRKGYGYNTRHLMEFLRKTLYQDELSKVILIGVGHLGTALLNHNLQKNDNTRIVKAYDVNPSKAGKEIGGTKIHTLDELKTDDNTDIAAAILTVPAGQAQKVAELAMASGIHGFLNFAPVRLQLPPDVYVRHVDMTVELQALIYFLNHAIEEKQSQ from the coding sequence ATGGCAGTTCAAAAAGTACCCCAGGCGACTGCGGAACGGCTTCCGGTGTACTACCGGTCGCTTCAGCGCCTGGTGGCAAATGGAAAAACACGCATCTCATCTTCTGAGTTTGGTAAAATTGTGCAGATAGATTCCACAACCATTCGCAAGGATTTTTCTTATTTTGGTGCGCTCGGGAGAAAGGGCTACGGGTATAATACCCGGCATCTGATGGAATTTCTGAGAAAGACTTTATATCAGGATGAATTATCGAAAGTGATTTTAATTGGTGTCGGTCATCTTGGTACAGCGCTCCTGAACCACAACTTACAAAAAAATGATAATACAAGGATTGTGAAAGCTTATGATGTCAATCCTTCGAAAGCGGGGAAGGAGATTGGCGGAACAAAGATTCATACCTTGGATGAACTGAAGACGGACGATAACACCGACATCGCAGCGGCCATTCTGACGGTTCCGGCCGGCCAGGCGCAGAAAGTAGCGGAACTTGCCATGGCTTCGGGTATACACGGGTTTCTGAACTTTGCTCCGGTCCGCCTGCAGCTGCCGCCTGACGTTTATGTCCGCCATGTCGACATGACGGTAGAGCTCCAGGCGCTGATTTATTTCCTGAATCATGCAATAGAAGAAAAGCAATCTCAATAA
- a CDS encoding ABC-F family ATP-binding cassette domain-containing protein, translating to MILLQTNGISKSFATELILSDINIEVKYGERVALVGRNGAGKSTLLKIIAGVMRADSGEVIMPKDRTMGYLPQNATLNSTRGIFDELQTVFEPLIEIEKKMQQMEKQMSDPSRFTDDKAYNQLLKSYDTLQAEYKAKGGYTYQAEIRSVLNGLNFADFPDDTPVNNLSGGQKTQLALGKLLLLKPDLLILDEPTNHLDIETLNWLENYLQRYPGSILVVSHDQYFMDKIATKVYEVVHHTVHKYDGNYTRYLELRAAEYENAMKRYDKQQKEIERLNEFVQKNIVRASTTRRAQSRRKQLEKMDIMDKPRGDEKSAAFSFDIEKQSGNDVLSVSDLSVGYSADSPIVSGLHFRITRGERVALVGPNGIGKSTILKSIAGGSTLISGHVQLGSQVTIGYYDQEQTSLIPEKTVLNELWDDYPLKPENEIRNVLGGFLFSGDDVKKLVAQLSGGEKARLLLAKLMMRHDNLLILDEPTNHLDLDSKEVLEAALMDYPGTILFVSHDRYFINHLATRTLELSREGITEYLGNYDYYVDKKEEQREIEELDAQDGQSAPAKSEKAPASSGKQHFLKDKEKKKKRRQLLRTIEQTEKEISGLEADIDKGEKSLLSPAVFNDTKKAKEVQSQIDQNNAQIETLMERWESDQQELENLGE from the coding sequence TTGATACTCCTGCAGACAAATGGGATCAGCAAATCTTTTGCTACTGAACTTATTTTATCTGATATTAATATAGAAGTGAAATATGGTGAACGTGTTGCGCTTGTCGGAAGAAACGGTGCCGGAAAATCGACACTTCTGAAAATCATTGCCGGTGTGATGCGTGCGGACAGCGGCGAAGTCATTATGCCGAAAGACCGCACGATGGGCTATCTGCCGCAGAACGCGACATTAAACTCGACACGGGGCATCTTTGACGAACTGCAGACCGTATTTGAGCCGCTCATTGAAATCGAGAAAAAAATGCAGCAGATGGAGAAACAGATGAGCGACCCCTCCCGGTTTACCGATGACAAAGCGTACAACCAGCTGCTCAAATCCTATGACACGCTTCAGGCAGAATACAAGGCAAAAGGCGGATATACGTATCAGGCTGAGATCCGCAGTGTACTGAACGGACTGAATTTTGCCGATTTCCCTGATGACACACCGGTCAACAACCTGTCCGGGGGCCAGAAAACTCAGCTGGCGCTGGGTAAGCTGCTCCTTCTCAAACCGGACCTTCTGATTCTGGATGAACCGACAAATCACCTGGATATCGAAACGCTGAACTGGCTTGAAAACTACCTTCAGCGCTATCCGGGCAGTATCCTCGTCGTCTCCCATGACCAGTATTTTATGGATAAAATTGCGACGAAAGTCTATGAAGTGGTGCATCATACCGTTCATAAATATGATGGCAATTATACCCGCTATCTGGAACTGAGGGCGGCGGAATACGAAAATGCGATGAAGCGCTACGATAAACAGCAGAAAGAAATCGAACGGCTGAATGAATTTGTCCAAAAGAATATTGTCCGGGCGTCGACGACCCGACGCGCACAGAGCCGCCGTAAACAGCTGGAAAAAATGGACATCATGGATAAACCACGCGGAGATGAAAAGTCGGCTGCTTTTTCTTTTGACATTGAAAAACAGAGTGGAAACGACGTCCTGTCTGTTTCAGACCTGTCCGTCGGCTACTCCGCGGATTCCCCGATTGTCTCCGGCCTCCATTTTCGCATCACGCGGGGAGAACGGGTAGCTCTTGTCGGGCCAAACGGGATCGGCAAATCAACGATCTTAAAGTCTATTGCCGGAGGATCTACCCTGATTTCGGGTCACGTCCAGCTCGGCAGCCAGGTTACTATCGGTTATTATGATCAGGAACAGACAAGTCTGATCCCGGAAAAGACGGTTCTGAATGAACTCTGGGATGACTATCCGCTGAAACCGGAGAACGAGATCCGAAATGTCCTCGGCGGATTTCTCTTCTCGGGTGATGACGTCAAAAAATTAGTTGCTCAGCTCAGCGGCGGAGAAAAAGCAAGGCTTCTTCTGGCCAAACTGATGATGCGCCATGACAACCTCCTGATTCTGGATGAACCGACCAACCATCTGGATCTGGACAGTAAAGAAGTCCTTGAGGCGGCACTGATGGATTATCCCGGGACTATCCTTTTTGTTTCGCATGACCGGTATTTTATCAATCATCTTGCGACCCGTACTCTTGAACTGTCCAGAGAGGGGATCACCGAGTATCTTGGAAATTATGATTATTATGTAGACAAAAAGGAGGAGCAGCGGGAAATTGAAGAACTTGATGCACAGGATGGGCAGAGTGCTCCTGCAAAATCCGAGAAAGCTCCTGCTTCGTCAGGGAAACAGCATTTTCTGAAGGATAAAGAGAAGAAAAAGAAACGGAGACAGCTGCTGCGTACCATTGAACAGACCGAAAAAGAAATCAGCGGTCTTGAAGCCGATATTGACAAGGGCGAAAAATCGCTCCTGTCGCCCGCCGTTTTCAACGACACGAAGAAGGCAAAAGAAGTGCAATCGCAAATTGATCAGAACAATGCACAAATCGAAACGCTGATGGAGAGATGGGAGTCAGATCAGCAGGAGCTTGAGAACCTTGGCGAATAG
- a CDS encoding ZIP family metal transporter, whose product MFHQLASLNPILLALIAGLFTWGCTALGASLVFFFKNLNTKMANVMLGFAAGVMIAASFWSLLSPAIELSSGLGKLSFIPALVGFLLGGVFLRLVDRLIPHLHFGFPEVEKEGPKTKLRKIILLVLSITIHNIPEGAAVGVAFGAVVTGNTEALIAALVLAFGIGIQNFPEGAAVSIPLRGEGLSRGKSFWYGQLSAVVEPIFAVIGAFLVVVVSPVLPYALAFAAGAMIFVVIEELIPESQREGSTDLATAATMIGFAIMMTLDVALG is encoded by the coding sequence ATGTTTCACCAGCTCGCATCATTAAATCCAATACTGCTTGCACTTATTGCAGGTCTGTTTACATGGGGCTGCACAGCACTGGGCGCCTCGCTCGTCTTTTTCTTTAAAAATCTGAACACAAAAATGGCTAATGTGATGCTTGGATTTGCTGCCGGGGTGATGATTGCGGCCAGTTTCTGGTCTCTGCTCTCACCGGCTATTGAATTGAGTTCCGGTCTTGGCAAACTTTCATTCATTCCCGCACTCGTCGGTTTCTTACTTGGCGGAGTCTTCCTGCGCCTCGTTGACCGGCTGATCCCTCATCTGCATTTCGGCTTTCCGGAAGTTGAAAAAGAAGGGCCGAAAACAAAGCTGCGGAAAATCATTCTGCTCGTTCTTTCCATTACCATTCATAATATTCCGGAAGGTGCCGCTGTCGGCGTCGCCTTCGGAGCTGTTGTTACCGGAAATACTGAAGCGCTCATCGCCGCCCTGGTTCTGGCCTTCGGTATCGGGATCCAGAATTTTCCTGAGGGTGCCGCTGTTTCCATACCTCTTCGCGGCGAAGGCCTTTCACGAGGCAAAAGTTTCTGGTACGGCCAGCTGTCTGCCGTTGTCGAGCCCATCTTCGCCGTCATCGGTGCGTTCCTTGTCGTCGTTGTATCGCCGGTTTTACCCTATGCTCTGGCTTTTGCTGCCGGCGCGATGATCTTCGTCGTCATTGAGGAACTGATTCCCGAATCCCAGCGGGAAGGATCTACAGATCTGGCTACAGCAGCAACCATGATCGGATTTGCTATCATGATGACGCTCGATGTGGCACTCGGCTGA
- the tsaD gene encoding tRNA (adenosine(37)-N6)-threonylcarbamoyltransferase complex transferase subunit TsaD: protein MDQKTMILGIETSCDETAAAVVENGTIIRSNAVASQIDIQRRFGGVVPEVASRHHVDQITVVCEEAMNRSGVTWKDLDAVAVTQGPGLIGALLVGVNGAKALCFAHHLPLVPVHHITGHIYANRFVHELRFPLIALVVSGGHTELVYMKEHGSYQVVGTTRDDAAGEAFDKVARTLGLPYPGGPEIDRLAREGKAVIPFPRAWLEEGSLDFSFSGLKSSVINYIHNERQRGRNIDRANVAASFQESVSEVLTKKTMWAAERFGAVQILVAGGVSANSRIRSEMEKTARTRGIPLSIPPLKLCTDNAAMIAAAGTIGYLKGTRADLSLNGSANLRIEDF from the coding sequence ATCGATCAGAAAACAATGATTCTTGGTATTGAAACGAGTTGTGATGAAACGGCGGCGGCAGTTGTTGAAAATGGAACGATCATTCGTTCTAATGCCGTTGCTTCACAGATAGATATTCAAAGAAGATTTGGCGGGGTGGTGCCTGAAGTGGCTTCCCGCCATCACGTTGATCAGATTACGGTGGTCTGCGAAGAGGCGATGAACCGGTCGGGTGTGACATGGAAGGATCTAGATGCTGTGGCCGTGACGCAGGGGCCGGGTCTGATCGGCGCACTGCTGGTTGGCGTAAATGGAGCCAAGGCGCTCTGCTTTGCCCATCATCTGCCGCTTGTTCCCGTTCATCACATCACCGGACACATCTACGCCAATCGGTTCGTTCATGAGCTCAGGTTCCCGCTGATTGCGCTGGTTGTCTCCGGAGGCCATACGGAGCTTGTTTATATGAAGGAACATGGCTCGTATCAGGTCGTCGGTACAACCCGAGACGACGCTGCAGGTGAAGCTTTTGACAAGGTAGCACGTACGCTGGGGCTCCCTTATCCCGGCGGACCGGAAATCGACCGGCTGGCAAGGGAGGGAAAAGCGGTGATTCCTTTCCCAAGAGCGTGGCTTGAAGAAGGGTCGCTTGATTTCAGCTTCAGCGGGCTGAAATCTTCGGTGATCAATTATATTCACAATGAGCGGCAGCGAGGCCGGAATATTGACCGGGCAAATGTGGCGGCAAGTTTCCAGGAAAGTGTTTCCGAAGTCCTGACGAAAAAAACAATGTGGGCTGCAGAAAGATTTGGTGCCGTGCAGATCCTTGTTGCCGGAGGTGTTTCGGCGAACAGCAGAATCAGAAGCGAAATGGAAAAAACCGCCCGGACGCGCGGTATTCCTCTGTCGATTCCTCCGCTTAAATTATGCACAGACAATGCGGCAATGATTGCGGCGGCCGGAACCATTGGCTATCTCAAGGGGACAAGGGCGGACCTGTCCTTAAATGGAAGCGCAAATCTGCGGATCGAAGATTTTTGA
- the rimI gene encoding ribosomal protein S18-alanine N-acetyltransferase encodes MMQQQSITIRPMTFADIEQVMLVEHSAFDVPWSRQAFENELKHNHFAFYYVADVAGKLIGYCGVWLIVDEAHITNLAVLAGYRGRKTGETLLRTVMMLARSRRCRTMSLEVRAGNFIAQNLYRKLGFRHGGIREKYYSNNGEDALVMWVNL; translated from the coding sequence ATGATGCAGCAGCAATCCATAACGATCCGGCCCATGACCTTTGCTGATATTGAGCAGGTTATGCTGGTGGAACACAGTGCATTCGACGTGCCGTGGTCAAGGCAGGCGTTTGAGAACGAACTGAAGCATAATCACTTTGCTTTCTATTATGTGGCAGATGTTGCAGGTAAGCTTATCGGTTATTGCGGGGTCTGGCTGATTGTCGATGAAGCTCATATCACGAATCTGGCTGTCCTTGCCGGGTACAGAGGGCGAAAAACGGGAGAGACCCTTCTTCGTACAGTCATGATGCTGGCACGCTCCCGGCGTTGCAGAACAATGAGTCTGGAAGTGCGCGCGGGTAACTTCATCGCGCAGAATCTGTACAGGAAACTCGGCTTTCGTCACGGAGGAATCCGTGAAAAATATTATTCCAATAACGGTGAAGATGCTCTGGTTATGTGGGTGAATTTATAA
- the tsaB gene encoding tRNA (adenosine(37)-N6)-threonylcarbamoyltransferase complex dimerization subunit type 1 TsaB produces the protein MHVLAIDSSNLVMGVAVATEDKVLGELMTNSKKNHSERLMPAISRLLEDVGIGPEDLDRIVVAKGPGSYTGLRIGITIAKMLAWTLKKELAGVSSLEVVAQNGRYFNGLVAPFFDARRGQVFAGLYQNRNGHMEPVMSDRLLLMEDWLAELENVARPVLFLSNDLSKWQERLKGFPQAHTGSPAERVPRAGELARLGIEKEPESDIHHFLPTYLRLAEAEANWLKRQRQE, from the coding sequence ATGCATGTACTGGCCATTGATTCATCTAACCTGGTCATGGGTGTTGCGGTTGCAACAGAAGATAAAGTTCTGGGTGAACTCATGACGAACAGTAAAAAAAATCATTCGGAACGGCTGATGCCGGCTATTTCCAGACTGCTGGAAGATGTCGGTATAGGGCCGGAAGATCTCGACCGGATTGTTGTCGCAAAGGGACCGGGCTCCTATACCGGGCTGCGTATCGGCATTACCATTGCCAAAATGCTCGCCTGGACGCTGAAGAAAGAGCTTGCCGGTGTATCCAGCCTTGAGGTCGTCGCTCAGAACGGGCGGTATTTTAATGGCCTTGTTGCTCCGTTCTTTGATGCGCGTCGCGGCCAGGTTTTTGCCGGACTGTATCAGAACAGAAACGGTCATATGGAACCGGTGATGTCTGATCGGCTGCTGCTTATGGAGGATTGGCTGGCAGAACTGGAAAACGTTGCCAGACCGGTTCTTTTCTTAAGCAATGATCTGAGTAAGTGGCAGGAGCGGCTTAAGGGCTTCCCGCAGGCTCACACCGGGAGCCCGGCAGAACGGGTGCCGAGGGCCGGGGAACTGGCACGCCTGGGCATAGAAAAAGAGCCGGAGTCAGACATTCATCACTTTCTGCCCACCTATCTTCGCCTGGCTGAGGCCGAGGCAAACTGGCTGAAACGCCAGCGTCAGGAGTGA